The genomic segment TCCTTGGCCAGCAAGACGACTTGCGCCGCCCCCGCTGGAATTCCTTCGGGAACCAGATAGTTGACTTGCCCGGCAGAAACAAAGAACAAACCAGACGGGATTCCATTGACGTAAACCGTCGTCCCGTCCAACGAAATCGGCAGCGAAGTGGTTGTCGCCGAAACCGTTGTCGAGGCCAACCTGGTTCCGAACATGGACGCGATGGAATTCGGCGCAACGCTCGCGGTAGCGAATTTCGCCGCGTCAACGGTTGTCGCTGGAATTGTGTTTACGTTCGCACTCGCCGCCACGACAATTTGAACCGGGGTGGACATCAACCCTTGTCCGTTGCGAGCCTGAACAAACAGAATTCCAGGCGCGGAACGCAAAGCAGCCGGGATGTTGACGGTCACTTGTCCGGTTGACAGGTCGGGAATGGGAGTGATGGTGGTTCCATTGACGACCGCTACAGAAACCAGATCAACGCCTGTCGCCAGAAACTTCACTGGCGCATCGGTGTTGCCGGTTTCCAAAAAGTACGTATCCGAAAGCTGAATGATGGGCGGCGAAGAGCTGAGCAAGGAAAGCTGGCTGCGCGCCACGCCTCCCGCGTTCACATTGGTATGGACGTTGACGTAAAACCCAGCCGGATTGGCGATCATTCGTTGAAATGGCCCAAGGCTTGTCGCCGTGATCGGAACCACGAAATTTGCCGATCCTTTGCCATTGGCCAATGCCACGGGACTCGCTCCGCTAATGCCGGTGTTGATCACTACGCCGCCGTTTGTTCCTTCTGCGGCTTCGTGAATATGCAAACCGGTTAGCGTTGCGGCGGCGTCAAAATTGTACTGCATTGAAAAGGTGACAGTGCCGCCCGTAATCGCGCCTTTATCGTCGCGCGTCGGGATGGCCGTAATGGTGGCCACGGCGTTTCCGGGCTGATTGGTGACCGGCGGAACTTCCTTGTCATTGGTCATCGTCACGGTCTGAGCAAGACGCTCTTCAAAACGAATGAGTTGGCCGCGCATCGCTCCGCCTGCATTCACCGTTGTATGCATATTGACATAAAAGCCGGGGGGATTTTTCAACAGTCTTCCAAGCAATGCGGTATCTGTCACGGTCACGTTGTAATCAAAAATGCCTGCTCCGGATGCCAATGTCACGGGGCTGGCACCGCTGATACCGGTGTTAATGACAACCCCGGCATTGACGCCCGCGGCCCCCTCGTGGATATGCAATCCAGTAACGGTTACTGCACCAGGGAAAACGGCGTTGCCCACAAACCGGACGGTGCCGCCCGTAATCGCGCCATTGGAATCCCGTGTAACTGTGACGACGATTTGAAATGCGCCTTGAGCGGCCAAACCTGTAATCGGAGGGTTTTCATTCGCCGGACTAAGAATCAACCCTGTGGAAACAGTCTCCGCAAACGCCGAAGAAGCCATTACGAACAGGGCTGCGAGCGAAACGATCATTCCTGCTGTTCTCTTCATATTTCCTTTCTGGTTCGAGTCGGATAACTCGATTGATTGATGAATGACTTGATGAACAACAGTGGACGGTGACGGGATCCGGGAATTTTCAAACTGATGTTACGCAGCGTTGACGAAAGGCTGATCAGCCGTAACCGCTCTCCCAGCGGAGCAAACCCACTTGAAGTTCCCAGGCGTTGTTTGCTGCGTAACATCAATTTCGAGACTCGCCGTTACCCAAACACAGACCACCAACCTTACTCACACAGCACAACTTTGAGCAGATTCTGGGGAGAGACATTGCTGATCCCGGCGTTGCAGAATGGCAAAGCCGGGATCAATTGGAAGAAAACTTATTTGAGATTGATCGTGACCATATTCGCGTTTTTCGTGCCGACCGTTAACACCACATCGGCATTTCCGCGCCCAGCCAATGATTTGGGGATCGGCCCGACGTTGATTTGATCCAACCCGACAAATCCTGGCGCGGCAGCAAACCCAAGAATCGGTGTACTGGTTCCGCCAATGGTTGCCGAAACGGAATTGGCGGCTGCGCCCACGACCCCTGTTCCATACAAAATCAGATATACGTCTCCGGTTGCCAGATCAATCGGAGTCGCCACCGGTTGGCCACTCTGGCTCGTATAAATGGATTCGGTGATTTGGTCAGATCCAACCACGCGAAGGACGAATGCAGCAGGCACTCCGGAACCGCTGGCATTTGCCGTGAAGATTCCGGGCGATGTGGAGTCAATGGTCACGGTTCCTTCCGCCACCGCAGTTCCATTCCGCTTCACCGTCACCGTGGCGATGCCGTTTGGCACGCCCGTCGGAATCCAATAGTTGATCTGACTGGGAGCCACGAAAAACAATCCGGCTTTACGCGTGGTGCTGGTGAAATCGCGGATTTCGATTTCTGTTCCATCCAACTGTGTCGGCAGCGGATTGGTCGAAGCAATCACTACGTTTTGCGAAAGGGCAGCGCCGCTGAAAGCGGAAACAATCATGTTGGGCGCCAACGCAACATTTTGCGCAAAGCTCGCTGACGAAACAGTTGCAACTGAAGCAAGCGGAGCCTGGACACTGACACTGGTGGTATAAATCAAATCCCCACTCTCACTGCCGTTGTTGTTTGCGGCATTGCCTGCAGCATAAAAAGTGATACGCCCAACACTTTGGGCTGGTGGAGTCCAACGAAAAGTCCAACTATTTTGATTGGCTGACAGAGTGCCGGCTTCTCTATGCGTAATATATTGACGGGGATTACCAGCAACAACTGCAGGAATAGTAAGTTGGGTACGTTGAGAATTTGTGACTGTTAAAGTGCCTGCCTGACGCCCTTGATCATCAATTGCAGTTACTTCAAATCCAAAACGGGTACGGCCACTCAGGGCAAGGGTCACAGTAACATCAACACTTTGTCCTAAAGAATAATTAGAAGGTAAACCAGCAATCGTCAGCGTACCTCCGCCTGTATTTACATTATTATTACCAACATGACAGCCCGACATTGCACAGGTTTGCTCGCCAGGTGCCCCAGTACGAGCCGGATCAGGCCCAGTTACGTATGCAGCAACGCGCGCACCTTTCAGACCAAATGCTAGGAACAGAACGCAGAAGAGAAGTAAAACTGAGACCTTAAACAAACTATTTTTCATTTGTGACTAAACTCCCTTTCAATGTTTACTGAAATTTCCCGCCTAAATGACCCGCCTCGTTAGGCACTTGGGTCCACGGATCAGTAGAGGCGGATTCTTCTCAGGCAGTCTGAAAATTACAAGCTATCGGTTTCGACATTGAAGGGGGAACCGACTCAGTGCAAGCGTTATTCCATGAAACGATTTGCATGTGAAACCGGAAATAGCTGATTTGGAAAGACTTGAGATGGAGAAATCAGTTGGAAACGCGCTCCAACCTGTCTCGATTTGAGAAGCGGTGACACTCTTTGACTCAGAACGTCAGTTGACCGCCGTCAATCACCAACGAATGCCCGGTGATGAATCCGGCGTCTTCGGAAGCCAGAAACGCCACCGCCGCCGCGACTTCTGCGGGTTCGCCAAAACGCGCCATCGGGATTTTGTCTCGAAAATAGGTTTGAGCCAGTTCCGGGTCTGCATCGAGCACGGCTTGGGAAAGTTTGGTGCGGATCATTCCCGGCGCGACAGCGTTGACGCGAATTCCATAGGGCGCAAGCTCGATTGCCGCCGTCATCGTCAACCCCACAACACCGAATTTGGATGCGTTGTAAGCGATCAACCCGACTTCACCGACCAGGCCGTTGGTCGAAGCCATGTTGACGATGTTTCCTTTGACGCCGCCTGCAACCATTGCGCGCGCGACAATCTGAGAACAAAAAAACACGCCTTTCAAATTCACATCCAACGTTGCGTCCCAGTTTTCGTCCGTTGTTTCCAGAAACGGCGCGGGTGGCGCAATGCCCGCGATGTTGCAAAGCACGTCAATGCGTCCGTGTCGCCGCAACGCTTCGTTGACCATCGTCTGAACCTGATCGCGTTTCGCCACGTCTGTTTGCCAAGCCCAACTGTCGCCGCCGATTTCAGCGGCGGTTTGTTTGGCAAGCGCGAGGTTCAGATCAACGACAACGACGGTTGCGCCTTCGCTGGCCAATCGCCTGGCGGTGGCGCGACCGATTTCGCCGCCTCCGCCTGTGACGACGGCAATCTTGTTTGCAAATCGCATAATTCAGAATTTGGGAATTGGAGGAATGTTTAAGCGCGCGGAGAATCCAATATCCCCAGAAGTTTTGCAAGCCCCGGCAACTGTCAGCGGACTGACGCAGCCGTCATGCTACACTTCGAGCCATGGAAACCAACAAAGAGATTGCAACATTGGCGGGCGGATGTTTCTGGTGTTTGGAAGCAGTTTTTGTCGAACTGCGCGGCGTTGAAAAAGTCGTCTCCGGTTACATGGGCGGCCAAACGCAAAACCCAACCTACAAACAGGTTTGTTACGGAAACACAGGCCACGCGGAAGTCGTCCAGATCGCCTTCGATCCGCAAATCATCACGTTCAAGGAATTGCTGGAAGTGTTTTTCACGATTCACGACCCGACAACGCTCAATCGGCAAGGCGCGGATATGGGCACCCAATATCGTTCGGCGATTTTCTATCACTCCGAAGAACAGCGAACGATCACAGAGCAGGTCATCGCCGAAATGACTGCGGCAGGAATCTGGCGCGATCCGATTGTCACGGAAGTTACAGCGGCGCCAGAGTTTTATCCGGCGGAGGATTATCACCAGGATTATTTTGCCAACAATCCTTACCAGCCGTACTGCATGGCCGTCGTTGCGCCGAAAGTCGCCAAAGCCAGACAGAAGTTTTTGGCGAAGCTAAAGCGATAAATCTCTCAAAAAAATAGACAGGATTCACAAGATTGACAAGAAGTGCTTCCATCCTGGTTAATCTTGTGAATCCTGTCTATTCCGAAATCTTTGAGTTATGCATTGGCGGTTTGTGCCTGAATTTGATCGGACAAATCGCCAATTTCCAAGGAAACCGCTGCCGATTGAATTACTGCTGCAAGCCGAACGGCATCGTGAACCTGATCCTGGCTCAAACCGCCGTCAATGACGACTTCTTCGTGAGAACGAATGCACATTTCGCAGCCATTGATCGCGCTGACCGCCAGACAGAACAACTCAAAATCCAACTTGTTGCCGAGCGGTTTCGCGATCCAGTTCATTCTTAGTCGAGCCGGTTTGGTTGAATAACTTTCTTTGCCGACCATGTGCCGGAATCGGTAATACACATTATTCATCGCCATCAACGAAGCCGCAGCTTTGGCGTCTTCGATCACATTCGCGTCAACCTTGCCCTGCGCATCGGCGAAAACGGCATGCGCAACCTCCGGGTTCCGTGTGGCAATTGCTGTCGCGACGGCAGTTCCCCACAATTGCTCAGCGGTCAGCGATGAAGATTGAAACACGGATTGCAGATTCAATCGGTTGTCTTTTGCTGCGTCAGGCAAAGCATCTCGTAATTTTTCTATTTGACTCATTTTTCTCCCTTTCTCTTCCTGTTGATTCCCTATTGTTTGTTGACCGGAGCGCAAAGCTCTAAATTGTGTCCATCCGGATCACTGAAATAGACCGATTTGGCAGGCATCCATTCGTGAAAATACGGGCCATCAATAGCCACACCATTTTTCCCCAGCAAAGCGATTGCCTGTTCCAAATCCGCTTCTTCAACCGTGAAGGCGAAGTGCATGGTCGGCCACTCGCCTTTGTTTTCCTGCAAAACAACCATTCCGGCTTGACCGCCTGCGCGAAGGAAAAGCCAATTGCGTTTTTCATCCCTGATGCCGATTTCCAAGCCGAGCACCTCACGATAAAACGCTTCGGCTTTCGACAAATCTTTGACGGGGATTGCGATTTCGTAAATACCTAGAATTGGCAGCATGATTGATTTGATCTTTGAGAAGTTAGAGGAGCAGGTTTTTCAGCCTGCTCCCTCGCTTTTTAAGAAAAGAACTTAGGCGGCTTTGCCCAGCGTCTTTTCGCCTTTTTCCCAATTGCAGGGGCAAAGTTCGCCGCTTTGCAATCCGTCCAATACGCGTAGCGTGTCGTCCACATTGCGGCCCACTGACAGGTCATTGACGCTGACCCAGCGGATAATGCCATCCGGGTCAACAATGAAGGTCGCGCGCAATGCAACGCCGGCCTGTTTGTGCAGAATGCCCAGTTCCGAAGAAAGCTCGCGTTTGATGTCGGCCAGCATCGGGAACGGCAGGTCTTTCAAATCCGCGTGATTGCTTCTCCAGGCCAAGTGCACGTAATGCGAATCGGTGCTGGCACCTAATACTTGCGCATCTCGATCGGCAAAATCACGATTGCGTTTTCCGAATTCGGCAATTTCCGTCGGGCAGATGAAGGTAAAATCCATCGGCCAGAAAAAGACGACTTTCCATTTGCCGGGATAACTGTCCTGATTGATGTCGGCAAACTCTTTGCCTTTTTCCAGGCTAACCGCTGCCTTCAAATTGAAATTGGGAAACTTATCTCCAATGGTAAGCATTTCGTTTTTTCTCCTTTGTTTTTATCCAGTTTAAGATTTCGTCTAAACGACAAGTCAAAAAAAATGCACAATGAAACTTCGTTGTGCATTCACTTGGTCTGCAGGCAATCGCCACAGACTCCACGAACCGTTACCTGGTAATTTTCGACCTTCGGGTTCCCAGGCAAAGAACATACTTGAATCGAACCAACAGCATCACATTCAATGTCTTCCACTTTGCCACACAATCGGCAAACAAAATGATGGTGATCAGAAACGTTCGGGTCGTAACGAACTATCCCTCCTTCAAAAACTTCCCGGACCAACCCTGATCCCTTTAACCAATTCAATGTGTTGTAAACGGTCGCCCGCGAAGTCATCGGAAACTTTTCGTTGACTGCGGTCATCACTTCGTCTGCTGTTGGATGTTGTTGTGAGGATTGAAGATACTTGACAATTGCACGTCGCTGCGGTGTCATTTTCAACCCGTAGGACGTAACCATTGTTTCAACTGTTTTTGCGTGTAATCTCGCCATCACAAATTTAGAATAGTTCTAAATTGAGAATCCGTCAAGACGCCTTTCTTCTACTCTACAACTTTTTCAGAACGTCTTTGGCAAAGTAGGTCAGAATTAAATCAGCGCCCGCGCGTTTGATGGCGATTAACGATTCCATCATTACGCGTTCTTCGTCAATCCAGCCGAGTTGCCCGGCGGCCTTGATTTGCGCATATTCGCCTGACACTTGATAAGCCGCCAGCGGCAGATTGAAATGCTCGCGCACGGCGTGAATCACATCCAAATATGCCAGCGCAGGCTTGACCATCAACATATCCGCGCCCTGTTGGACATCAAGTTCGGCCTCGCGCAAGGCTTCGCGGACATTCGGCGGATCCATTTGGTAGCTTCGGCGGTCGCCAAATTGCGGCGCGCTGTCAGCAGCTTCGCGGAAGGGACCGTAAAACGCCGAGGCGTATTTCACAGCGTAGGACAAAATCGGAATATGGTTGAACCCTGCGCTGTCCAATCCGCCGCGAATCGCGGCCACCATTCCATCCATCATTCCCGAAGGCGCAATGATGTCGGCTCCGGCTTCGGCCTGGCTGACAGCGGTCTTCGCCAATGTTTCCAATGTCGGATCGTTGGCAACATCATTGTTTTCAATCGTGCCGCAATGTCCGTGCGAGGTGTACTCGCACAAACAGGTATCGGCCAGCACGACTAAATCCTTGACCTCGCGTTTGATGGCGCGAATCGCACGCTGCGTTATGCCGTCTTCGGCAAAGGCATCACTTCCCTGTTCATCTTTTTGCTCCGGCAAACCGAACACGATGATGGATTGCACGCCCAATGCCCGCGCGGATTCGCATTCTTTGATCAGTTCATCCACCGACAGGTTGAATACGCCGGGCATGGAGTTGATCGCTTTCCGAATGCCTTCGCCCGGACAGGCAAACAGCGGGTAAATCAAATTCGCGGGATCAAGTCGCGTTTCGCGCACCATTTCGCGAATCGCAGCCGTTCGGCGCAACCTTCTGGGTCGTTGAATCAAGCTCATTCCCAATTTCTCCTTAAAACTGATCTGCATGGATGATTTCTGTTGATGTTATATCCGCCTCGTCACTTCATTTCAATCAGTCTTTCGTTTGGGTTTTTATCTTTTTCGCCCGGCTTGCTCTGAACCGTCACTAAAG from the Acidobacteriota bacterium genome contains:
- a CDS encoding CHRD domain-containing protein, whose amino-acid sequence is MKRTAGMIVSLAALFVMASSAFAETVSTGLILSPANENPPITGLAAQGAFQIVVTVTRDSNGAITGGTVRFVGNAVFPGAVTVTGLHIHEGAAGVNAGVVINTGISGASPVTLASGAGIFDYNVTVTDTALLGRLLKNPPGFYVNMHTTVNAGGAMRGQLIRFEERLAQTVTMTNDKEVPPVTNQPGNAVATITAIPTRDDKGAITGGTVTFSMQYNFDAAATLTGLHIHEAAEGTNGGVVINTGISGASPVALANGKGSANFVVPITATSLGPFQRMIANPAGFYVNVHTNVNAGGVARSQLSLLSSSPPIIQLSDTYFLETGNTDAPVKFLATGVDLVSVAVVNGTTITPIPDLSTGQVTVNIPAALRSAPGILFVQARNGQGLMSTPVQIVVAASANVNTIPATTVDAAKFATASVAPNSIASMFGTRLASTTVSATTTSLPISLDGTTVYVNGIPSGLFFVSAGQVNYLVPEGIPAGAAQVVLLAKDGTVSRGVLTVTPSAPGIFTRLANGQGAPAAVAGADGQTFPTLMSNADGSPVAIDAGSYVMLFGTGFRYASGAMTMSVGGTAVTPLGFASQGQFAGLDQANVQIPASMAGKGDVDMTLTVDGKTSNVVKLKIK
- a CDS encoding SDR family oxidoreductase; protein product: MRFANKIAVVTGGGGEIGRATARRLASEGATVVVVDLNLALAKQTAAEIGGDSWAWQTDVAKRDQVQTMVNEALRRHGRIDVLCNIAGIAPPAPFLETTDENWDATLDVNLKGVFFCSQIVARAMVAGGVKGNIVNMASTNGLVGEVGLIAYNASKFGVVGLTMTAAIELAPYGIRVNAVAPGMIRTKLSQAVLDADPELAQTYFRDKIPMARFGEPAEVAAAVAFLASEDAGFITGHSLVIDGGQLTF
- the msrA gene encoding peptide-methionine (S)-S-oxide reductase MsrA, coding for METNKEIATLAGGCFWCLEAVFVELRGVEKVVSGYMGGQTQNPTYKQVCYGNTGHAEVVQIAFDPQIITFKELLEVFFTIHDPTTLNRQGADMGTQYRSAIFYHSEEQRTITEQVIAEMTAAGIWRDPIVTEVTAAPEFYPAEDYHQDYFANNPYQPYCMAVVAPKVAKARQKFLAKLKR
- a CDS encoding carboxymuconolactone decarboxylase family protein, which encodes MSQIEKLRDALPDAAKDNRLNLQSVFQSSSLTAEQLWGTAVATAIATRNPEVAHAVFADAQGKVDANVIEDAKAAASLMAMNNVYYRFRHMVGKESYSTKPARLRMNWIAKPLGNKLDFELFCLAVSAINGCEMCIRSHEEVVIDGGLSQDQVHDAVRLAAVIQSAAVSLEIGDLSDQIQAQTANA
- a CDS encoding VOC family protein → MLPILGIYEIAIPVKDLSKAEAFYREVLGLEIGIRDEKRNWLFLRAGGQAGMVVLQENKGEWPTMHFAFTVEEADLEQAIALLGKNGVAIDGPYFHEWMPAKSVYFSDPDGHNLELCAPVNKQ
- a CDS encoding peroxiredoxin yields the protein MLTIGDKFPNFNLKAAVSLEKGKEFADINQDSYPGKWKVVFFWPMDFTFICPTEIAEFGKRNRDFADRDAQVLGASTDSHYVHLAWRSNHADLKDLPFPMLADIKRELSSELGILHKQAGVALRATFIVDPDGIIRWVSVNDLSVGRNVDDTLRVLDGLQSGELCPCNWEKGEKTLGKAA
- a CDS encoding transcriptional repressor, producing the protein MVTSYGLKMTPQRRAIVKYLQSSQQHPTADEVMTAVNEKFPMTSRATVYNTLNWLKGSGLVREVFEGGIVRYDPNVSDHHHFVCRLCGKVEDIECDAVGSIQVCSLPGNPKVENYQVTVRGVCGDCLQTK
- the hemB gene encoding porphobilinogen synthase, coding for MSLIQRPRRLRRTAAIREMVRETRLDPANLIYPLFACPGEGIRKAINSMPGVFNLSVDELIKECESARALGVQSIIVFGLPEQKDEQGSDAFAEDGITQRAIRAIKREVKDLVVLADTCLCEYTSHGHCGTIENNDVANDPTLETLAKTAVSQAEAGADIIAPSGMMDGMVAAIRGGLDSAGFNHIPILSYAVKYASAFYGPFREAADSAPQFGDRRSYQMDPPNVREALREAELDVQQGADMLMVKPALAYLDVIHAVREHFNLPLAAYQVSGEYAQIKAAGQLGWIDEERVMMESLIAIKRAGADLILTYFAKDVLKKL